A genomic window from Heterodontus francisci isolate sHetFra1 chromosome 36, sHetFra1.hap1, whole genome shotgun sequence includes:
- the LOC137351485 gene encoding zinc finger protein 239-like yields MDAETLNSFKRCLNMHLKCCNLQDYRPVVKEMNVPYSHYGAQHAGVVLDCNRSMRNITLIRAVHEDTSTTEKPCKCGDCGKGFNYPSLLEIHRRSHTGEKPFTCSLCGKGFTQSTTLLRHQRFHTGERPFLCCVCGKGFTQSSELLIHQRVHTGEKPFTCSVCGKGFTQLSQLLTHQRVHTGERPFICSVCEKRFTNSSNLLTHQRVHTGERPFICSVCEKGFTTSSNLLTHQRIHTQERPFTCSVCEKGFTQLSHLLTHQQVHK; encoded by the exons atggatgcagaaaccctcaactcttttaaaaggtgcctGAACATGCACcttaagtgttgtaacctgcaagactacagaCCAGTTGTGAAag AGATGAATGTGCCCTATTCACATTACGGAGCCCAGCATGCAGGCGTAGTGCTGGACTGTAACAGGAGCATGCGCAATATCACTTTGATCAGAGCTGT ACACGAGGATACCAGCACCACAGAGAAACCAtgtaaatgtggggactgtgggaagggattcaattacccatccctgctggaaattcatcgacgcagtcacaccggggagaagccattcacctgctccttgtgtggaaagggattcactcagtcaaccACTCTGTTGAGACACCAGCGATTTCACACTGGGGAGCGACCTTTTCTTTGTTGTgtctgtggaaagggattcactcagtcatctgaaCTACTGattcaccagcgagttcacaccggggagaagccattcacctgctctgtttgcgggaagggattcactcagttatcccaactgcttacacaccagcgagttcacactggggaaaggccattcatctgctctgtgtgtgagaagagattcactaATTCATCGAACCTTctgacgcaccagcgagttcacactggagagaggccatttatctgctctgtgtgtgagaaGGGATTTACGACATCATCCAACCTTCTGACGCATCAACGAATTCACACtcaggagaggccgttcacctgttcagtgtgtgagaagggattcactcagctATCTCACCTactgacacaccagcaagttcacaagtga